One Actinomyces respiraculi DNA window includes the following coding sequences:
- the atpB gene encoding F0F1 ATP synthase subunit A: MITSASLTASLTAVVGARLPMSHGDGGFTPPSIDDFYPEPFAFLGTPFEMNRVMMVRLVMAVALVLVFGIGAARARLVPGRLQNVLEMMIGFVRVNIAEEILGKKYGTQYAPVLTAMFLGILFLNISGVIPGLQIASTGVVGMPLIFALVSYVVFIYAGIRANGVGTFLKGSVMPSGVPGFLAPLIIPIEFLSNLVLRPLTLTIRLMANMISGHLLLSLCFIGTNFLFVYASAEFKAAGVVTLAAGIAFVLLESFIAALQAYIFTLLTAVYIDSSVHVH; the protein is encoded by the coding sequence GTGATCACGAGCGCGAGCCTCACCGCGAGCCTGACGGCGGTCGTCGGTGCCCGCCTGCCGATGTCCCACGGTGATGGTGGCTTCACCCCGCCGTCGATCGACGACTTCTACCCCGAGCCCTTCGCCTTCCTCGGCACCCCCTTTGAGATGAACCGGGTCATGATGGTCCGCCTGGTCATGGCGGTGGCCCTCGTGCTCGTCTTCGGCATCGGTGCCGCACGCGCCCGGCTCGTGCCCGGACGCCTCCAGAACGTCCTGGAGATGATGATCGGCTTCGTGCGCGTCAACATCGCCGAGGAGATCCTGGGCAAGAAGTACGGCACCCAGTACGCGCCCGTGCTCACCGCCATGTTCCTGGGAATCCTCTTCCTCAACATCTCCGGCGTCATCCCCGGCCTTCAGATCGCCTCCACCGGCGTCGTCGGCATGCCCCTGATCTTCGCCCTCGTGTCCTACGTCGTCTTCATCTACGCGGGCATCCGGGCCAATGGGGTCGGCACGTTCCTCAAGGGCTCGGTCATGCCCTCCGGTGTGCCCGGCTTCCTGGCCCCGCTCATCATCCCCATCGAGTTCCTCTCCAACCTCGTCCTGCGACCGCTCACGCTCACCATCCGTCTGATGGCGAACATGATCTCCGGGCACCTGCTGCTGAGCCTGTGCTTCATCGGCACGAACTTCCTGTTCGTCTACGCCTCCGCTGAGTTCAAGGCCGCCGGTGTGGTCACCCTCGCGGCCGGCATCGCCTTCGTCCTGCTGGAGTCCTTCATCGCCGCCCTG
- a CDS encoding MraY family glycosyltransferase produces MKVYLLVMLIAAAVTYIAVPVVRHVALVSNALTPVRARDVHSVPIPRLGGVAMFVGFATAITVASRVPYLEASIDDSGWAVVIGAGIVCLLGVVDDLWDLDWMTKLAGQVLAAGVMAWQGVQLITFPIGGLTIGSSRLSLVSTVLVVVVAMNAVNFVDGLDGLAAGIIGIGAVAFFAYVYVLTRATSPQSYTSLAATVVAALIGVCLGFLPHNFHPATIFMGDSGSMQLGLLSAAGTIIVTGQVDPATFEGTTAVPVFLPVLLPLAVLLLPLTDMVMAVVRRTRAGHSPFHPDRMHMHHRLLAAGHSHRRAVLVMYVWAAAFSFPAAALAFLPWQRVAVGAIVAALAALLVTADLMPGVRHVLRGGRGRRSAPTHREKEEP; encoded by the coding sequence GTGAAGGTCTACCTCCTCGTCATGCTCATCGCCGCCGCGGTCACCTACATCGCGGTGCCCGTCGTGCGGCACGTGGCACTCGTGTCCAACGCCCTGACCCCCGTGCGCGCCCGCGACGTGCACTCCGTGCCCATCCCCAGGCTCGGCGGCGTCGCCATGTTCGTCGGCTTCGCCACCGCCATCACCGTGGCCTCGCGCGTGCCCTATCTGGAGGCCTCCATTGACGACTCCGGCTGGGCCGTCGTCATCGGTGCCGGCATCGTGTGCCTGCTGGGCGTCGTGGACGACCTGTGGGACCTGGACTGGATGACCAAACTCGCCGGGCAGGTCCTGGCCGCGGGCGTCATGGCCTGGCAGGGCGTGCAGCTCATCACCTTCCCCATCGGCGGGCTCACCATCGGCTCCTCGCGCCTGTCCCTGGTCTCCACCGTTCTCGTGGTGGTCGTGGCGATGAACGCCGTGAACTTCGTCGACGGGCTCGACGGGCTGGCCGCCGGCATCATCGGCATCGGCGCCGTCGCCTTCTTCGCCTACGTGTACGTGCTCACCCGCGCCACCTCGCCGCAGTCCTACACCTCGCTGGCCGCCACCGTCGTGGCCGCCCTCATCGGCGTGTGCCTGGGCTTCCTGCCGCACAACTTCCATCCGGCGACGATCTTCATGGGTGACTCCGGCTCCATGCAGCTCGGGCTGCTGTCCGCCGCCGGGACCATCATCGTCACCGGTCAGGTTGACCCCGCCACCTTCGAGGGGACGACGGCGGTGCCCGTCTTCCTGCCCGTGCTGCTGCCCCTGGCCGTCCTCCTGCTGCCCCTGACCGACATGGTGATGGCCGTTGTGCGGCGCACCCGCGCCGGGCACAGCCCCTTCCACCCCGACCGCATGCACATGCACCACCGGCTGCTGGCTGCCGGCCACTCCCACCGCCGGGCCGTGCTCGTGATGTACGTGTGGGCCGCGGCCTTCTCCTTCCCGGCGGCGGCCCTGGCCTTCCTGCCCTGGCAGCGGGTCGCCGTTGGCGCCATCGTGGCGGCCCTCGCCGCCCTGCTGGTGACCGCCGACCTCATGCCCGGGGTGCGCCACGTCCTGCGCGGCGGGCGTGGCAGGCGCTCCGCCCCCACCCATCGCGAGAAGGAGGAGCCGTGA
- a CDS encoding L-threonylcarbamoyladenylate synthase, which translates to MTGVDHPSPPALAAARHVRASGLLVLPTDTVYGIGCLASDAGAVARLLAAKGRGRQMPPPVLVAGPEQLDAIVAHVPATARALMEACWPGALTLVLDAAPGLGWDLGETGGTLAVRMPDHPLALALLRQVGPMAVTSANPTGEPPATDAASSRAAFPGRVTDAGALTGADLPAGSGRPLDVGAPTDGAVADILLLDGGPTPGPVPSTIVSLAGRHALAPLVLREGVITRAELADVLNPVLAVAGAAPLAREEGAQE; encoded by the coding sequence ATGACCGGCGTGGATCACCCGAGCCCCCCCGCCCTCGCCGCCGCCCGCCACGTGCGCGCCTCGGGGCTGCTCGTGCTACCCACCGACACGGTCTACGGCATCGGCTGCCTCGCCAGTGACGCCGGGGCCGTGGCCCGCCTGCTCGCCGCCAAGGGCCGCGGCCGCCAGATGCCGCCCCCCGTCCTCGTCGCCGGCCCCGAGCAGCTCGACGCCATCGTCGCCCACGTGCCCGCCACCGCCCGCGCCCTCATGGAGGCCTGCTGGCCGGGTGCCCTCACCCTCGTGCTCGACGCCGCGCCCGGGCTCGGCTGGGACCTGGGCGAGACCGGCGGCACCCTCGCCGTGCGCATGCCCGACCACCCCCTGGCCCTCGCGCTTCTGCGCCAGGTGGGCCCCATGGCCGTCACCAGCGCCAACCCCACCGGTGAGCCCCCCGCCACCGACGCCGCCTCCTCCCGCGCCGCCTTCCCCGGCCGCGTCACCGACGCCGGAGCGCTCACTGGTGCCGACCTGCCCGCTGGGTCCGGACGGCCCTTAGACGTCGGAGCGCCCACCGACGGGGCTGTGGCCGACATCCTGCTGCTCGACGGCGGCCCCACCCCCGGCCCCGTACCCTCCACCATCGTCTCCCTAGCGGGCCGGCACGCCCTGGCCCCCCTCGTCCTGCGCGAAGGCGTCATCACCCGCGCCGAGCTCGCCGATGTGCTCAACCCCGTCCTCGCCGTCGCCGGCGCCGCCCCGCTCGCCCGCGAGGAGGGCGCCCAGGAGTGA
- a CDS encoding exo-alpha-sialidase, with the protein MSTPATTVLTAADITAVTGRPTPGAALRVPALLRHRCTGRLLLAHDLRPVTTSDDAWRTSGGALPGDLPNPNSLWLRASDDDGATWSAPAPLLPDPEALPGIVGLSDPVLLEGPSGTLHLLAAASADVGLFGAHVPTRPWRAGQAPEPGTLRLLHATSHDVGATWAWTDLTDLCLPGPVFPEGCVLFPASGHGTVLGPGPAVGRLVAPLVAALPAPSRSGQDVHLRSVCLLSDDDGITWRLGRPVPVATSAGRSLAGGARTSGTDEHAVVALDGATVLMSARDGAYGGTRLTSLSVDGAATWSPAQREADVPDPGCNAGLIALVGGRVDEEEARPELLKQRRAHRPGRRPGPAVPRRRPGRAPRRTPEPAHCQGALAGAPRDG; encoded by the coding sequence ATGAGCACTCCCGCGACCACTGTCCTGACCGCCGCCGACATCACCGCCGTCACCGGCCGCCCCACCCCCGGTGCCGCCCTGCGCGTGCCCGCCCTCCTGCGCCACCGCTGCACCGGCCGCCTGCTGCTCGCCCACGACCTGCGCCCCGTCACCACCTCCGACGACGCCTGGCGCACCAGCGGCGGAGCCCTGCCGGGCGACCTGCCCAACCCCAACTCCCTGTGGCTGCGCGCCAGCGACGACGACGGCGCCACCTGGTCCGCCCCCGCACCCCTGCTCCCGGACCCCGAGGCCCTGCCCGGCATCGTCGGCCTGTCCGACCCCGTCCTGCTGGAGGGCCCGAGCGGCACCCTGCACCTCCTGGCCGCCGCGAGCGCCGACGTCGGGCTCTTCGGGGCCCACGTGCCCACCCGCCCCTGGCGCGCCGGCCAGGCTCCCGAGCCCGGCACCCTGCGCCTGCTGCACGCCACGAGCCACGACGTCGGCGCCACCTGGGCCTGGACGGACCTGACCGACCTGTGCCTGCCCGGCCCGGTCTTCCCCGAGGGCTGCGTCCTCTTCCCCGCCTCCGGCCACGGCACGGTGCTCGGCCCGGGCCCCGCCGTCGGACGCCTCGTGGCCCCGCTCGTCGCCGCCCTGCCCGCGCCTTCCCGGTCCGGTCAGGACGTCCACCTGCGCTCGGTGTGTCTACTGTCCGACGACGACGGGATCACCTGGCGCCTGGGACGACCCGTTCCCGTCGCCACCAGTGCCGGACGCTCCCTCGCCGGGGGCGCGCGCACCAGCGGCACCGATGAGCACGCCGTCGTCGCCCTCGACGGTGCGACCGTGCTCATGAGCGCCCGCGACGGCGCCTACGGCGGCACCCGCCTGACCAGCCTCTCCGTTGACGGCGCCGCCACCTGGAGCCCCGCGCAGCGCGAGGCGGACGTCCCCGACCCCGGCTGCAACGCCGGGCTCATCGCCCTGGTCGGCGGCCGGGTCGACGAGGAGGAGGCCCGCCCCGAACTGCTCAAGCAACGCCGGGCTCATCGCCCTGGTCGGCGGCCGGGCCCTGCTGTCCCACGCCGGAGACCCGGCCGGGCGCCGCGCCGGACGCCTGAGCCTGCGCACTGCCAAGGGGCGCTGGCAGGTGCTCCACGAGATGGGTGA
- a CDS encoding LuxR C-terminal-related transcriptional regulator encodes MSAATPTGPAPDPTGAGPAPATPPARRLRVIVVDDHTLVRAGVRAELDLNAPDLEVVAEADDVGGAVAAVHALVPDVVLLDVHLPGGNGGGGAEVVASCHDVPDTRFLALSVSDASEDVVSVIRAGARGYVTKAISAEDLAQAVRRVAAGDAAFSPRLAGFVLDAFGAGTGEVAVADSELDRLSAREREVMRLIARGYTYKECASELFISVKTVETHVSAVLRKLQLSNRNELTRWAAARRIV; translated from the coding sequence ATGAGCGCCGCCACCCCGACCGGACCCGCCCCGGACCCGACCGGAGCCGGCCCCGCCCCAGCGACGCCGCCCGCCCGCCGCCTGCGCGTCATCGTCGTCGACGACCACACCCTCGTGCGCGCCGGGGTGCGCGCCGAGCTCGACCTCAACGCCCCCGACCTCGAGGTCGTCGCCGAGGCCGACGACGTCGGGGGCGCCGTCGCCGCCGTCCACGCCCTCGTCCCCGACGTCGTCCTGCTCGACGTCCACCTGCCCGGAGGCAACGGCGGAGGAGGGGCCGAGGTCGTCGCCTCCTGCCATGACGTGCCCGACACCCGCTTCCTCGCCCTGAGCGTGTCCGACGCCAGCGAGGACGTCGTGAGCGTCATCCGCGCCGGCGCCCGCGGCTACGTCACCAAGGCGATCTCCGCCGAGGACCTGGCCCAGGCGGTGCGCCGCGTCGCCGCCGGGGACGCCGCCTTCTCCCCGCGCCTGGCCGGCTTCGTGCTCGACGCCTTCGGTGCCGGCACGGGGGAGGTCGCCGTCGCCGACTCCGAGCTCGACCGCCTCTCGGCGCGCGAGCGCGAGGTCATGCGCCTCATCGCCCGCGGATACACGTATAAGGAGTGCGCCAGCGAGCTGTTCATCTCCGTCAAGACGGTCGAGACCCATGTCTCTGCCGTGCTGCGCAAGCTCCAGCTGTCCAACCGCAACGAGCTCACCCGCTGGGCGGCCGCCCGCCGGATCGTCTGA
- a CDS encoding ATP-binding protein, producing the protein MTTTPGPMRAQGPVASVPVASVPGHPLVGAPGARLPLRRPPRYPAPAPLLTEPRPGRLLAGVCAGVATHLGVSVTLVRAATALAALAGGAGVILYVLLWLLVPSADPWEEAAGRIPPTRARLASHLQTSSATPRLSPRLATLLGGGAILAAGLLALAWRAGLLDPNSVLLPVLVSGAGAALAWSQIEAVVGPGRDRGAVLRLAGGVVLTTVGILLWLAADTPPRALLTGMLTGGALILGVGLVLAPVWLSANRAVAQARAAEVREAERADIAAHLHDSVLQTLTLIRRRADEPETVARLARSQERELRAWLYTDRAAQGTSAADAVRDLVGEVEDRYGAEIELVVVGDRLPDRDTEVVVAAAREALTNAVKHGAPPVSVYAEMSEDRLEVFVRDRGPGFGLEDAAAVPADRHGVRESIVGRMARRGGTATIRRLSTGTEVHLDLPASAAVTVGTAGSPAGSSPATAASPTAFSPLAPPVSISPLAPPVSFSPLAPPVSISSSAPAASPASVPASTSPSAPINPPVTTPSGAA; encoded by the coding sequence ATGACGACGACCCCGGGACCCATGCGCGCGCAGGGACCCGTGGCGTCCGTGCCCGTGGCGTCCGTGCCCGGTCACCCGTTGGTCGGCGCGCCCGGTGCCCGGCTGCCCCTGCGCCGTCCACCGCGCTACCCCGCCCCCGCGCCCCTGCTCACCGAACCGCGCCCCGGACGACTCCTCGCAGGCGTCTGCGCGGGCGTTGCCACACACCTGGGCGTCAGCGTCACCCTCGTGCGCGCCGCCACCGCGCTCGCGGCCCTCGCCGGCGGGGCGGGCGTCATCCTGTACGTGCTGCTGTGGCTCCTCGTGCCCTCCGCGGACCCCTGGGAGGAGGCCGCCGGACGCATCCCGCCCACCCGGGCCCGCCTGGCCTCGCACCTCCAGACCTCCAGCGCCACCCCCCGCCTGAGCCCGCGCCTGGCCACGCTTCTGGGTGGTGGAGCCATCCTGGCCGCCGGCCTGCTCGCCCTCGCCTGGCGGGCCGGGCTCCTCGACCCGAACTCCGTGCTCCTGCCCGTGCTCGTCAGCGGTGCGGGCGCAGCGCTCGCCTGGTCCCAGATCGAGGCCGTCGTTGGCCCCGGCCGTGACCGCGGCGCCGTGCTGCGCCTGGCGGGCGGCGTCGTGCTCACCACTGTCGGCATCCTCCTGTGGCTCGCCGCGGACACGCCGCCGCGCGCCCTGCTCACCGGGATGCTGACCGGAGGGGCCCTCATCCTCGGCGTCGGCCTCGTGCTCGCCCCCGTGTGGCTGTCCGCCAACCGCGCCGTCGCCCAGGCGCGTGCCGCCGAGGTCCGCGAGGCCGAGCGGGCAGACATCGCCGCACACCTGCACGACTCCGTCCTGCAGACCCTCACCCTCATCCGTCGCCGCGCGGATGAGCCGGAGACGGTCGCCCGCCTGGCCCGCTCCCAGGAGCGCGAGCTGCGGGCATGGCTCTACACCGACCGCGCTGCCCAGGGCACCTCCGCGGCCGACGCCGTGCGCGACCTCGTCGGAGAGGTCGAGGACCGTTACGGGGCGGAGATCGAGCTCGTCGTCGTCGGCGACCGGCTGCCGGACCGCGACACCGAGGTCGTGGTGGCCGCCGCCCGCGAGGCCCTGACCAATGCCGTCAAGCACGGGGCGCCGCCCGTGAGCGTCTACGCGGAGATGAGTGAGGACAGGCTCGAGGTCTTTGTGCGCGACCGGGGCCCCGGCTTCGGTCTTGAGGACGCCGCAGCGGTCCCGGCGGACCGTCACGGTGTGCGCGAGTCCATCGTGGGGCGCATGGCTCGCCGCGGCGGGACTGCGACCATCCGCCGCCTGTCCACCGGCACCGAGGTCCACCTCGACCTGCCCGCCTCCGCGGCCGTGACGGTCGGTACGGCTGGCTCTCCGGCTGGCTCGTCGCCCGCGACGGCCGCCTCTCCGACGGCGTTCAGCCCGCTGGCCCCGCCCGTCTCGATCAGCCCGCTGGCCCCGCCCGTCTCGTTCAGCCCGCTGGCCCCGCCCGTCTCGATCAGCTCGTCCGCCCCGGCCGCCTCTCCGGCGTCGGTCCCGGCGTCGACGAGCCCGTCCGCCCCGATCAACCCGCCCGTCACAACCCCCTCAGGAGCAGCATGA
- a CDS encoding PspC domain-containing protein has translation MNETPIPIPEQDDGAAQPDPAQPGQAGSGPAQSGPYQQSYQAPYQQPQDPYQRQAGQYPPGGGYQQPHGGYQQPHGGYQQPGAGAPHARTSPLHSFFASVRRTGLFRSEERWVGGVAGGLARRLDLDPVLVRCVWLVLMVFSGLGLVLYGLAWALLPEERDGRIHAEQASCGDINAGLAGAAVAVITGFGLGEGGLFPAWFVLGWTSSSVGRVLTTLFWVGLILLVLWAVTRGSRMRKTPQPEGTYPGGPHTGGTQQPGGPVQPTTAWAAAPATEAGRPPHTPQAPLASPSPVTSVAPVAPAGTAASADAAAAPRAATVTADSAVGDTMSATDADDAAGTPDPAGTEGPAGTEGPASVADPMGTADTVAPVAPAANPPATADAAYAAQPAPSASTAAFHTPYQPTPGPTPAWASTPVSSPGAPTGPRAGGPAVAPAWRAPAAPVPVPVAPPRVPGPGRSLSLTVLALILFSLAASGLTTTTGRLGVLSALVVCAGLLVTTLGLGVVISAFRGRRGGWMSVWGFLTLIIAVPSLFFGSLVGGVGALNGRIPNQEVNIVVTEAMLDGAGGHLDLGDYAVGTVNIDLRDLPAEAARGVTIGVSVGVGSVRVWTQQGQAVTVNAEIGIGEMSGTLAETWHSSGVTQSQRTYAPWAETYSVTGKNVLDTYVVRNGLDLDARLASPAAQTGGTTDALQIDVEVGVGVVRVDERRNEVTWTGWVYDAYWVVDSWQEPNGMIHDGTEPVPGMTFPAVSSDDVRACTEKIADRVAPDDAYDWPDGPDSLDLLPDDVRAEVDACVLERIGIRTGQVPPDAEPVPSPTAVEPTALATDAATPAPTATP, from the coding sequence ATGAACGAGACCCCGATCCCCATCCCTGAGCAGGACGACGGCGCAGCGCAGCCTGATCCGGCACAGCCCGGTCAGGCAGGAAGCGGCCCGGCACAGTCCGGCCCCTACCAGCAGTCGTATCAGGCCCCGTACCAGCAGCCGCAGGACCCGTACCAGCGTCAGGCCGGTCAGTACCCGCCCGGCGGCGGGTACCAGCAGCCGCATGGCGGGTACCAGCAGCCGCATGGCGGGTATCAGCAGCCGGGAGCCGGTGCGCCCCATGCCAGGACGAGCCCGCTGCACTCCTTCTTTGCCTCGGTGCGGCGCACCGGCCTGTTCCGTTCCGAGGAGCGGTGGGTCGGAGGTGTCGCCGGGGGGCTCGCCCGGCGCCTGGACCTCGACCCTGTGCTCGTGCGCTGCGTGTGGCTCGTGCTCATGGTGTTCTCCGGGCTCGGTCTCGTGCTTTACGGGCTTGCCTGGGCGCTGCTGCCTGAGGAGCGCGACGGGCGCATCCACGCCGAGCAGGCGTCCTGCGGGGACATCAACGCCGGGCTCGCCGGTGCCGCCGTCGCTGTCATCACCGGTTTCGGTCTGGGCGAGGGCGGTCTCTTCCCTGCGTGGTTCGTGCTGGGCTGGACCTCTTCTTCCGTCGGGCGGGTGCTCACCACGCTGTTCTGGGTCGGGCTCATCCTGCTCGTGCTGTGGGCGGTGACCCGGGGTTCGCGGATGCGCAAGACGCCTCAGCCGGAAGGCACGTATCCCGGCGGACCGCACACCGGTGGCACGCAGCAGCCCGGTGGGCCGGTCCAGCCGACCACCGCGTGGGCCGCCGCTCCGGCGACCGAGGCCGGACGCCCGCCCCACACCCCGCAGGCCCCGCTGGCCTCGCCTTCCCCCGTCACGAGCGTGGCCCCGGTTGCCCCGGCAGGCACGGCTGCCTCAGCGGACGCTGCCGCCGCGCCCCGTGCAGCCACCGTGACCGCGGACAGCGCCGTCGGAGACACCATGAGCGCAACAGACGCCGATGACGCGGCGGGCACGCCGGACCCGGCAGGCACCGAGGGCCCGGCAGGCACCGAGGGCCCGGCCTCAGTTGCCGACCCGATGGGGACGGCCGACACTGTGGCCCCCGTGGCTCCCGCGGCCAACCCGCCCGCCACCGCCGACGCTGCCTATGCGGCACAGCCCGCACCCTCCGCGAGCACAGCGGCCTTCCACACCCCCTACCAGCCGACCCCCGGCCCCACCCCGGCCTGGGCCTCCACACCTGTCAGCAGCCCGGGCGCCCCCACAGGCCCTCGGGCCGGCGGACCCGCCGTCGCCCCCGCCTGGCGGGCACCCGCGGCGCCGGTACCCGTGCCCGTCGCCCCGCCGAGGGTTCCCGGCCCAGGCCGTTCCCTCAGCCTCACGGTCCTCGCTCTTATCTTGTTCTCCCTGGCGGCCTCTGGCCTGACCACCACCACCGGTCGCCTCGGCGTCTTGAGCGCGCTCGTCGTCTGCGCGGGCCTGCTCGTCACCACCCTTGGTCTCGGCGTCGTCATCAGCGCCTTCAGGGGTCGGCGCGGAGGCTGGATGTCCGTCTGGGGCTTCCTCACCCTCATCATCGCCGTGCCGTCCCTCTTCTTCGGCTCCCTCGTCGGCGGCGTCGGCGCCCTCAACGGGCGCATCCCGAACCAGGAGGTCAACATCGTCGTCACCGAAGCCATGCTGGACGGCGCCGGAGGCCACCTTGACCTGGGCGACTACGCCGTCGGCACTGTGAATATCGACCTGCGGGATCTGCCCGCCGAGGCGGCCCGTGGGGTCACGATCGGCGTCTCGGTGGGTGTCGGCAGCGTGCGGGTGTGGACCCAGCAGGGCCAGGCCGTGACGGTCAACGCCGAGATCGGGATCGGGGAGATGTCCGGAACCCTTGCCGAGACGTGGCACTCCTCCGGCGTCACGCAGTCCCAGAGGACATACGCGCCCTGGGCGGAGACGTACTCCGTGACCGGGAAGAACGTGCTCGACACCTACGTCGTGCGCAACGGCCTCGACCTCGACGCGCGGCTCGCCTCTCCCGCCGCCCAGACCGGTGGCACGACCGATGCCCTCCAGATCGACGTCGAGGTCGGCGTCGGCGTCGTCAGGGTGGACGAGCGCAGGAACGAGGTCACCTGGACCGGCTGGGTGTACGACGCCTACTGGGTCGTCGACTCCTGGCAGGAGCCGAACGGCATGATCCACGACGGTACCGAGCCCGTGCCCGGCATGACCTTCCCCGCCGTGTCCTCCGACGACGTGCGGGCGTGCACCGAGAAGATCGCCGACCGGGTCGCCCCGGACGACGCCTACGACTGGCCCGACGGTCCTGACAGCCTCGACCTGCTGCCGGACGACGTGCGCGCCGAGGTTGACGCCTGCGTCCTCGAGCGGATCGGCATACGGACGGGACAGGTGCCGCCGGACGCCGAGCCCGTGCCGTCTCCCACCGCCGTGGAGCCCACCGCGCTGGCGACCGATGCCGCCACGCCGGCACCGACCGCCACCCCGTGA
- a CDS encoding glutathione peroxidase yields MTQLRDLTVRAQDGTDINLGRYEGKVLLIVNTATGCGFTPQYEDLERLYQAHREAGLEILDFPCNQFRGQAPGTDAEIHEFCTLTYGTTFPQFSKVEVNGEGESPVFTWLKAATGFEGMGSSAKALAMRAMLKAQDRHYASKPDIKWNFTKFLISRQGEVLARFEPTAPMSEVEAAVVAAL; encoded by the coding sequence ATGACACAGCTGCGCGACCTCACCGTCCGGGCCCAGGACGGCACCGACATCAACCTCGGCCGCTACGAGGGCAAGGTCCTGCTCATCGTCAACACGGCGACGGGCTGCGGCTTCACCCCACAGTACGAGGACCTCGAGCGCCTCTACCAGGCCCACCGCGAGGCGGGCCTGGAGATCCTCGACTTCCCCTGTAACCAGTTCCGGGGGCAGGCCCCGGGCACGGACGCCGAGATCCACGAGTTCTGCACCCTGACCTACGGCACCACCTTCCCCCAGTTCTCCAAGGTGGAGGTCAACGGCGAGGGCGAGTCGCCGGTCTTCACCTGGCTCAAGGCCGCCACGGGTTTCGAGGGGATGGGCTCCTCCGCCAAGGCGCTGGCCATGCGGGCCATGCTCAAGGCGCAGGACCGCCACTACGCCTCCAAGCCGGACATCAAGTGGAACTTCACCAAGTTCCTCATCTCACGCCAGGGCGAGGTCCTGGCTCGATTCGAGCCCACGGCGCCGATGTCCGAGGTCGAGGCCGCCGTTGTCGCCGCGCTCTGA
- a CDS encoding aldo/keto reductase, with amino-acid sequence MITSLTDTLPLSDGNAIPAIGYGTWQVTDDEQAVSAVKTAITAGYRHIDTAAYYGNEAAVGRAIAEALADNGLAREDLFVTTKLWNTRRGHDEALRAFDESARLLGLDYVDLYLIHWPANSRQHPEDWAEVNASTWSAFEELKAAGRVRSIGVSNFMPRHLQALLAGADEPPVVNQIELHPGFGQWQAAAASREAGLVVEAWSPLGSGTVLSDPVLAAVADETGRTPAQVALRWLLQQDVVVLPKSVTPERIVANAELFNFELSDEQMAAVSAIDDGLEHHDPDQVTF; translated from the coding sequence ATGATCACCTCTCTGACCGACACGCTCCCGCTCTCCGACGGCAACGCCATCCCGGCAATCGGCTACGGCACCTGGCAGGTCACCGACGACGAACAGGCTGTGTCCGCCGTCAAGACGGCCATCACCGCCGGCTACCGCCACATCGACACCGCCGCCTACTACGGCAACGAGGCGGCGGTCGGGCGTGCCATCGCCGAGGCGCTGGCGGACAACGGCCTGGCCCGTGAGGACCTGTTCGTCACCACCAAGCTGTGGAACACGCGCCGCGGTCACGATGAGGCCCTACGCGCCTTCGATGAGTCGGCGCGTCTGCTCGGCCTCGACTACGTCGACCTCTACCTCATCCACTGGCCCGCGAACTCCCGCCAGCACCCCGAGGACTGGGCCGAGGTCAACGCCTCCACGTGGAGCGCCTTTGAGGAGCTCAAGGCGGCGGGCCGTGTGCGCTCCATCGGCGTGTCGAACTTCATGCCCCGTCACCTTCAGGCCCTGCTCGCCGGCGCCGATGAGCCGCCGGTTGTCAACCAGATCGAGCTGCACCCCGGCTTCGGCCAGTGGCAGGCCGCTGCGGCTTCCCGGGAGGCCGGCCTCGTCGTCGAGGCGTGGAGCCCGCTCGGTTCCGGCACGGTCCTCAGTGACCCGGTGCTCGCGGCGGTGGCGGACGAGACGGGGCGCACGCCCGCCCAGGTGGCTCTGCGCTGGCTTCTGCAGCAGGATGTCGTCGTCCTGCCCAAGTCGGTGACGCCCGAGCGGATCGTCGCCAACGCCGAGCTCTTCAACTTCGAGTTGAGCGACGAGCAGATGGCGGCCGTGAGTGCGATCGACGATGGTCTCGAGCACCACGACCCCGACCAGGTAACGTTCTAA
- a CDS encoding DJ-1 family glyoxalase III: MPTPDTLATDKTVAVLVAPGLEEVEALAVVDVLYRAGVRTDLVAVGDSLEVTSSHRITFLADARLADTDLAAYDLVMLPGGIPGTPNLRASQAVTDEVRRRLETDEPLVAICAAPSIPAELGLLHGRRATANPGFMQVLADHGAEVSEEAVVVDGNLITSRGMATATDLGLAVIEYLLDTEAADRVRTGIVYGSRLRS, translated from the coding sequence ATGCCCACGCCCGACACCCTCGCCACCGACAAGACGGTTGCTGTCCTCGTCGCCCCCGGACTGGAGGAGGTCGAGGCCCTGGCGGTCGTCGACGTCCTCTACCGGGCCGGTGTGCGCACGGACCTGGTGGCCGTGGGCGACTCGCTGGAGGTGACGAGCTCGCACCGCATCACCTTCCTCGCCGACGCGCGGCTGGCGGACACGGACCTGGCCGCCTACGACCTCGTCATGCTGCCCGGAGGGATCCCGGGCACCCCCAACCTGCGCGCCTCGCAGGCCGTCACCGATGAGGTGCGCCGGCGCCTGGAGACGGACGAGCCCTTGGTGGCGATCTGCGCCGCTCCGTCGATCCCGGCCGAGCTCGGACTCCTGCACGGGCGCCGGGCGACGGCGAACCCGGGCTTCATGCAGGTGCTGGCCGATCACGGCGCCGAGGTGAGCGAGGAGGCCGTCGTCGTGGACGGCAACCTCATCACGAGCCGGGGCATGGCGACGGCCACGGACCTGGGCCTGGCGGTCATCGAGTACCTGCTCGACACCGAGGCCGCCGACCGCGTGCGCACCGGCATCGTCTATGGCTCGCGGCTGAGGTCCTGA